A region of the Oculatellaceae cyanobacterium genome:
GAAGTATCGTTAAGTAACAAGCTTTTACTTTGTACTTGAATTTCCCCACCGCCTTCGCTACTTGTATCGACATTAGCTTGCTCTAAGAGTTGGATATCTTGAAAATTTTGCACTCCTTGATATCCTAAAGCCCATCCTGTTGCTATTGGGCTGAGGCTTACCAAACTGTTAGGTGCAACGCTACCAAGTTCTATTCGTCCCCCAGGTGCAGTTAATATACCGCCTGTCAAGGTAATATCGCCACCGATAAGCGCCAAGGTTTTACCAGGTTGTACTTGTAAACCAACAATCTCCCCACTACTATCGACAGTACGAGATTGATTTGTAATACTTGCTGCTGTATTTTGGTATTGCAAACCAACGGGAACACTAATTGTCAGCAATGCTGGTGTAGATGGCAGCATCGCGGCACTAAACTCGCTACCGTCAGCGAACTTAAGTGATGTGGCGGTACTTGCTAAAAATGAGCCACCTATATTAAGGCTGGCATTTAAACCGAAAACAATCCCATTAGGATTTAGTAAGAACAGGTTAGCAGTTCCTTGAGATTGAATAGCACCATCAATATTGGAGATAGAATTACCTGTTACTCTTGTGAAAATATTTTGGATACCTAAATCGTTTTTGAATAAGGCTGTGGTATCTGTAGGAATAGAAAATTCTTTAAAGCTGTGGAACAAGTTACTGCCTGCTGTAGTACCGCCTTGAATCTGAATTAAGTTGCCATTGGGGATAACTTGAGAGTTAAATGGCAAAGTAGCGTCCGGTACAACTTGAGCAAGTGTTACATTTGCGCCCACTATTGCTGGACTAAGGATTAAGTAGCAAGTTCGCCCTAACTTGCTAAACTGATGCCATTGGTTGCTGTTCATCCTGTTGGTCTTTTAATTAGTTCACGGCTACAACCTAACTCTTAAAAGCTATGCTTTGGCTTTATTGGACTCAGGAACAAATTATCATTCTAACCAACGCACCAGTATAGTTTAATCCCAAAGAATAATGTATAGACGCGCCATGGCGCGTTTATACAAGGGTTTAAGGGTTAGTACCCTGAATTTACGGAGAGGTTTATTATACTTTAGTAGTTGATTAACATCGGCTGACTTATTAGCCCTAGCTCTGAATGTAAATCAATATAGGTTAATGTGATGATTAGTCTGCACTTGCTTTAGTAATAAGCAATTTATTTAAACTGAAAAAAGATTTAAATTCACCCCATGCAGATAGTAGGGGTTGTTAAAATCCACTTAATCCAGCTAATTAAAGGCAATGATTGATACCGTCCTTGATGTTCGCAATTTACAGGTGCAATTCCCAACTGATGAAAGGCTGATTAAGGCAGTTGATGGTATTTCCTTTGAGTTGAAGCGAGGGCAAACACTCGGAATTGTGGGCGAGTCAGGTTCAGGTAAGTCTGTCACTTCTTTGGCGGTAATGGGTTTAGTGCCTAGCCCTGGCAAGATTAGTGGTGGAGAAATCTGGTTTGAGGGGGTAGATGCAGAAGGTAAAAACAAAGAACCAATCAATTTACTAGCACTGCGCCAAGAAAAAATGCAGCAGTATCGCGGTAGCCAGATGGCGATGATTTTTCAGGAACCGATGAGTTCCCTAAATCCGGTATACACGATTGGTTTTCAGTTAACTGAGGCACTGCGGCTGCACAAAAATGTTTCACCAGCAGAAGCACGCCGAAGTGCGATCGCACTACTCCAAGAAGTTAAACTACTTCCTAGTGATGAACAATTACGGGAACGTTATATAGAAACCCGTAAACGGGAACTATTCGGTAAGCATAAAACTGATGAATCAGTAGTTGATATTGGTGATCGCGAAATCAACCAATATATTAATAGCTATAAATTATCCATGTTGGATCGTTATCCCCATCAACTTTCCGGTGGACAGTTGCAACGGGTGATGATCGCAATGGCAATTTCATGTAACCCCGCGTTGTTAATTGCCGATGAACCAACTACAGCCCTAGATGTCACTGTACAAGCAACCATACTAGATTTATTAAGAGAATTGCGCGATCGTCGTGGGATGTCGATGCTATTTATCACCCACGATTTAGGCATCATAGCCGAAATTGCTGATGTCGTCGCAGTCATGTATCAGGGAAAAATTGTGGAATATGGATCAGTGTGGCAAATCTTCTCGAATCCACAACATCCATATACTAAAGGATTATTAGCTTGTCGCCCTCGCCTCGATCAACCTTTAAAATATCTTCCTACTGTTTCCGACTTCATGGAAGTCACTACTACTTCTACTGGAGAACTAGAACTTACAGAAAAACCAGTAGATTTGAAGATGATCGATTCTCTCAATCAAACAGCCCAGGTAAATCAACACACCGAAATACCTTCAACAGCGCCGCTATTATGTATCCGCAGCCTGCGCGTTGGATTTCCCGAAAAAGGGGTATTTGGTCGCACTAAACGCTATGTTTGGGCTGTTAACAATGTTTCTTTTGATGTTTATCAAGGTGAAACTCTAGGATTAGTAGGAGAGTCTGGTTGTGGTAAAACCACCCTAGCGCGGACGTTATTGCGATTAATTGAACCAACTGATGGTCAGGTACTATTTGAAGGGCAAAATATCTTTACGCTTAACGATCAACAGTTGCGTAAATTAAGACGGGAGATGCAAATCGTCTTCCAAAATCCCTTTAGTTCTCTTGATCCTCGCATCAAAATTGGTGACGCGGTGATGGAACCGCTAATCATTCATGGTGTGAGTAAAAACCCTC
Encoded here:
- a CDS encoding ABC transporter ATP-binding protein, with translation MIDTVLDVRNLQVQFPTDERLIKAVDGISFELKRGQTLGIVGESGSGKSVTSLAVMGLVPSPGKISGGEIWFEGVDAEGKNKEPINLLALRQEKMQQYRGSQMAMIFQEPMSSLNPVYTIGFQLTEALRLHKNVSPAEARRSAIALLQEVKLLPSDEQLRERYIETRKRELFGKHKTDESVVDIGDREINQYINSYKLSMLDRYPHQLSGGQLQRVMIAMAISCNPALLIADEPTTALDVTVQATILDLLRELRDRRGMSMLFITHDLGIIAEIADVVAVMYQGKIVEYGSVWQIFSNPQHPYTKGLLACRPRLDQPLKYLPTVSDFMEVTTTSTGELELTEKPVDLKMIDSLNQTAQVNQHTEIPSTAPLLCIRSLRVGFPEKGVFGRTKRYVWAVNNVSFDVYQGETLGLVGESGCGKTTLARTLLRLIEPTDGQVLFEGQNIFTLNDQQLRKLRREMQIVFQNPFSSLDPRIKIGDAVMEPLIIHGVSKNPRQRQERVAYLLERVGLNPNLMNRYPHEFSGGQRQRVAIARALALNPKFIICDESVSALDVSVQAQVLNLLKELQAEFNLTYIFISHDLSVVKFMSDRIIVMNQGKIEEIGSAETLYREPEKEYTRQLIASIPTGSLERIQQQQAGRSALKN